In Nocardioides marinus, one DNA window encodes the following:
- a CDS encoding dihydrolipoamide acetyltransferase family protein, translating to MPEYKLPDVGEGLTEAEVVAWRVKVGDVIEVNEIVCDIETAKSIVELPSPYAGEVTALLVPEGETVAVGTPIIRIGADEGAAAGASPATPTPDAEMDIDLSNPAASGGGEGESLVGRNKADRGPTRRARRAPGAEAANKQAQAAFDPGTSPAPELEELPEVSPPPAQTTPAAPSDVRVLAKPPVRKLAKDLGVDLASLAGEGPQGSVTREQVQAAAASPVAGRAASASERASRPLATGERETREPIKGVRKMMGQAMVDSAFTAPHVTEWVTVDATRTMELVERLKSHREFRDVKVSPLLVLAKACLLAIRRTPEINSFWDEAAQEVVHKHYVNLGIAAATPRGLVVPNVKDADAMTLRELAEALGGLTATAREGKTQPADMSGGSFTITNVGVFGVDAGTPIINPGESAILCFGSITRKPWVVVEDGEERIVPRHVTTLALSFDHRHVDGEKGSRFLADVAAILEDPASALLF from the coding sequence ATGCCTGAGTACAAGCTGCCCGACGTCGGTGAGGGCCTGACCGAGGCCGAGGTCGTCGCCTGGCGGGTCAAGGTCGGCGACGTCATCGAGGTCAACGAGATCGTCTGCGACATCGAGACCGCGAAGTCGATCGTCGAGCTGCCCTCGCCGTACGCCGGCGAGGTGACCGCGCTGCTGGTCCCCGAGGGCGAGACCGTCGCCGTCGGCACCCCGATCATCCGCATCGGCGCCGACGAGGGCGCCGCAGCCGGGGCCTCCCCGGCGACCCCCACCCCCGACGCGGAGATGGACATCGACCTGTCCAACCCCGCGGCCTCCGGTGGCGGCGAGGGCGAGAGCCTGGTCGGGCGCAACAAGGCCGACCGCGGCCCGACCCGTCGGGCGCGGCGCGCGCCGGGTGCCGAGGCCGCCAACAAGCAGGCCCAGGCCGCCTTCGACCCGGGCACCAGCCCGGCGCCGGAGCTCGAGGAGCTGCCCGAGGTCTCCCCGCCGCCCGCACAGACCACGCCGGCCGCGCCCTCCGACGTACGCGTCCTCGCCAAGCCCCCGGTCCGCAAGCTGGCCAAGGACCTCGGCGTCGACCTCGCCTCGCTGGCCGGCGAGGGCCCCCAGGGGTCGGTCACGCGCGAGCAGGTCCAGGCGGCCGCGGCCTCGCCGGTCGCTGGTCGAGCAGCGAGCGCCAGCGAGCGGGCGTCGAGACCACTCGCCACCGGCGAGCGCGAGACCCGCGAGCCGATCAAGGGCGTGCGCAAGATGATGGGGCAGGCGATGGTCGACTCGGCCTTCACCGCCCCGCACGTGACCGAGTGGGTCACCGTCGACGCGACCCGCACGATGGAGCTGGTGGAGCGGCTGAAGTCGCACCGGGAGTTCCGCGACGTCAAGGTCAGTCCGCTGCTGGTGCTGGCCAAGGCGTGCCTGCTGGCCATCCGGCGTACGCCGGAGATCAACTCCTTCTGGGACGAGGCCGCCCAGGAGGTCGTCCACAAGCACTACGTCAACCTCGGCATCGCCGCGGCCACGCCCCGCGGGCTGGTCGTGCCGAACGTCAAGGACGCCGACGCGATGACCCTGCGCGAGCTGGCCGAGGCGCTCGGGGGGCTGACCGCGACCGCGCGCGAGGGCAAGACGCAGCCGGCGGACATGAGCGGTGGGTCGTTCACGATCACCAACGTCGGCGTCTTCGGCGTCGACGCCGGCACCCCGATCATCAACCCGGGCGAGTCGGCGATCCTGTGCTTCGGCTCGATCACCCGCAAGCCGTGGGTGGTCGTCGAGGACGGTGAGGAGAGGATCGTCCCGCGCCACGTCACCACGCTGGCGCTCTCCTTCGACCACCGCCACGTCGACGGCGAGAAGGGCTCCCGCTTCCTCGCCGACGTCGCCGCGATCCTCGAGGACCCCGCCTCCGCGCTGCTGTTCTGA
- a CDS encoding signal peptidase I: MGPGGTRHDRPDPGGRRWRLLVRLLAWCTCLAATGLVGAAVVVPRVAGATPYTVLTGSMAPAYPPGTLVVVRPVDPSQVRIGDVVTYQLRSGEPAVATHRVVGVGWSAQGERLLTTRGDANPVPDAEPVRAVQLRGRVWYSLPWVGHLNVLLTPGQHQRLVQVSALLLFLYAGGVLWRGWRTRPRGARAALPGRPRPRPVPSPTQDRGVGDREREAVG; encoded by the coding sequence ATGGGGCCGGGAGGCACCCGGCACGACCGTCCGGACCCCGGCGGCCGTCGCTGGCGGCTGCTCGTCCGGCTCCTCGCGTGGTGCACCTGCCTCGCGGCCACGGGGCTCGTCGGCGCAGCGGTGGTGGTGCCCCGGGTGGCCGGCGCGACGCCGTACACGGTGCTGACCGGCTCGATGGCCCCTGCCTACCCGCCGGGGACGCTCGTCGTCGTCCGGCCGGTCGATCCGTCGCAGGTGCGCATCGGCGACGTCGTGACCTACCAGCTGCGCTCGGGGGAACCCGCTGTGGCGACCCACCGGGTCGTCGGCGTGGGGTGGTCCGCGCAGGGCGAGCGCCTCCTGACCACCCGCGGCGACGCGAACCCGGTGCCCGACGCCGAGCCGGTGCGCGCGGTCCAGCTGCGGGGCCGGGTCTGGTACTCGCTGCCGTGGGTCGGCCACCTCAACGTGCTCCTGACGCCCGGGCAGCACCAGCGGCTGGTGCAGGTCAGCGCCCTGCTGCTCTTCCTGTACGCCGGCGGCGTGCTGTGGCGGGGGTGGCGCACCCGTCCTCGGGGTGCCCGCGCGGCCCTGCCCGGCCGGCCGCGGCCGCGGCCGGTGCCCTCACCCACCCAGGACCGCGGGGTCGGTGATCGGGAGCGGGAGGCCGTCGGATGA
- a CDS encoding TasA family protein: MTGRHAAARRTRGGTWRPGVLALVGALGLMGGLGTQAYWNDQATVTGTAVTSGTLDLLVDGQQGNPSTYAWSSLSMTDMAPGESKAGTITLSNAGTTPFTVSATATASGNLDPHVTARVVLAGSATTDTTYPRQETCTGGTQTFNDTLGNTGKSVISSTSTMAAGASLVVCVSLTLATNAPNSMQGKSYTPVFTFTATQAAS, from the coding sequence ATGACCGGTCGACACGCGGCCGCGCGGCGCACGCGCGGCGGCACGTGGCGGCCGGGGGTCCTCGCGCTCGTGGGGGCGCTCGGGCTCATGGGTGGCCTGGGGACGCAGGCGTACTGGAACGACCAGGCGACGGTGACGGGAACCGCCGTCACCTCTGGGACGCTCGACCTGCTGGTCGACGGGCAGCAGGGCAACCCGTCGACGTACGCCTGGTCCTCACTGTCGATGACCGACATGGCGCCGGGGGAGTCCAAGGCGGGGACGATCACGTTGAGCAACGCCGGTACGACGCCGTTCACCGTGTCGGCCACCGCTACGGCGAGCGGGAATCTCGACCCCCACGTGACCGCGCGGGTCGTGCTCGCCGGCTCGGCCACGACCGACACCACCTACCCGCGGCAGGAGACGTGCACCGGGGGGACGCAGACCTTCAACGACACCCTGGGCAACACGGGGAAGAGCGTCATCTCGTCGACCTCGACCATGGCCGCCGGCGCGAGCCTGGTGGTGTGCGTCTCGCTGACGCTGGCGACGAACGCACCGAACTCGATGCAGGGGAAGTCGTACACCCCGGTGTTCACGTTCACCGCGACCCAGGCTGCGTCGTGA
- a CDS encoding M1 family metallopeptidase, whose product MRRVPRSRRPLAGARCSTTVLALSLGLTACSAGGPDTEVEVLAEPGSTASAGLAPVSLGELPALDDPALDASVSRPRRDPVYPGVGHPVLDALHYDLDLAWDPDERLLTAEQTLLLRAARDSDRLVLDLSPALEVGTVRLDGEEVPFDRRGQDLRVEAPVAKDDRHVLQISYSGSPEPVAAPTTRGDFSTNGWTVTEDGDTWTMQEPTGAYSWYAVDDQPSDKATYDITVSVPSPRVGVANGQLLSRTESDGVTTTRWSMAQPAASYLVTVATGEYDLSEAVSSSGVPLSYWVPVGDEGRVDAAAGLAEADRGLAWLEEKLGPYPFDALGFVFVESDSGMETQSMITLGMTEYTTSTPVLVHEMAHHWWGDLIGPTTWRDLWMNEGMAMYLQGAWMASEEPYTLPQLMDYWAQDEPQMRADAGPAADYDPATFGEGNAYYSGALMWHEIRGLLGDELFWRLVREWPRSLPYGTSDYAGIVGWWSRESGRDLSPVFDAWLRGEVSPAR is encoded by the coding sequence ATGAGGCGGGTCCCGAGGTCTCGACGCCCGCTCGCCGGCGCGCGCTGCTCGACCACCGTCCTCGCGCTGTCGCTCGGGCTCACCGCATGCTCGGCGGGCGGGCCGGACACCGAGGTCGAGGTACTGGCCGAGCCCGGCTCGACGGCGTCCGCGGGTCTGGCGCCGGTGTCCCTCGGCGAGCTGCCCGCGCTCGACGACCCGGCGCTGGACGCCTCGGTCAGCCGGCCGCGCCGCGACCCGGTCTACCCCGGCGTCGGCCACCCCGTCCTCGACGCGCTGCACTACGACCTCGACCTGGCCTGGGACCCCGACGAGCGGCTGCTCACCGCGGAGCAGACCCTGCTGCTGCGGGCCGCCCGCGACAGCGACCGGCTGGTGCTCGACCTCAGCCCGGCGCTGGAGGTCGGCACCGTCCGGCTCGACGGCGAGGAGGTGCCCTTCGACCGTCGCGGCCAGGACCTGCGGGTCGAGGCTCCCGTGGCGAAGGACGACCGGCACGTCCTGCAGATCAGCTACTCCGGCAGCCCCGAGCCGGTCGCCGCGCCGACCACCCGCGGCGACTTCAGCACCAACGGCTGGACCGTCACCGAGGACGGCGACACCTGGACGATGCAGGAGCCGACCGGCGCCTACAGCTGGTACGCCGTGGACGACCAGCCCTCCGACAAGGCCACCTACGACATCACCGTCTCCGTGCCGTCCCCGCGGGTCGGCGTGGCCAACGGTCAGCTGCTCTCACGCACCGAGTCCGACGGGGTCACGACCACGCGCTGGTCGATGGCGCAGCCGGCGGCGTCGTACCTCGTGACCGTCGCGACGGGCGAGTACGACCTCAGCGAGGCCGTCTCCTCCTCGGGGGTGCCGCTGTCGTACTGGGTGCCGGTCGGCGACGAGGGCCGCGTCGACGCCGCCGCGGGGCTCGCCGAGGCCGACCGCGGCCTGGCCTGGCTGGAGGAGAAGCTGGGGCCCTACCCGTTCGACGCGCTGGGCTTCGTGTTCGTGGAGTCCGACTCCGGCATGGAGACCCAGTCGATGATCACGCTGGGGATGACCGAGTACACCACCTCGACCCCGGTGCTGGTCCACGAGATGGCGCACCACTGGTGGGGCGACCTGATCGGCCCCACCACCTGGCGCGACCTGTGGATGAACGAGGGCATGGCGATGTACCTCCAGGGCGCCTGGATGGCCTCCGAGGAGCCGTACACGCTGCCGCAGCTGATGGACTACTGGGCCCAGGACGAGCCGCAGATGCGCGCCGACGCCGGCCCGGCCGCCGACTACGACCCGGCGACCTTCGGCGAGGGCAACGCCTACTACTCCGGTGCGCTGATGTGGCACGAGATCCGCGGACTGCTCGGCGACGAGCTGTTCTGGCGGCTGGTGCGCGAGTGGCCCCGCTCGCTGCCCTACGGCACCTCGGACTACGCCGGCATCGTCGGCTGGTGGTCGCGCGAGTCCGGCCGCGACCTGTCGCCGGTGTTCGACGCGTGGCTGCGCGGCGAGGTGTCGCCGGCGCGGTGA
- a CDS encoding SDR family oxidoreductase, with protein MSRTYVVSGAASGIGAATAAMLREQGHRVIGIDLRPGEGVDVAADLGTPEGRSAAVAGVQELTDVVHGLVPAAGLAGRTGVPGDLVVSVNFFGAVALVRGLHPQLAAAAERDGDAGVVFLASNSITGMPGWNVPTVEACLRDDEEAARREAAAVDSVMVYPSSKAGLAWWARREGVKPEWAGAGIRLNSVAPGATETAMVEQMRADPLLGSAIDAYPTAIGRTGRPDEVAAPICFLLSEGATNIVGACLFVDGGTDAMLHPMAPEGWEVGPVDLG; from the coding sequence ATGAGTCGCACGTACGTCGTCAGCGGGGCCGCGTCGGGGATCGGGGCTGCCACGGCGGCGATGCTCCGCGAGCAGGGCCACCGGGTCATCGGGATCGACCTGCGCCCGGGCGAGGGCGTGGACGTCGCCGCGGACCTGGGTACGCCGGAGGGCCGGTCGGCCGCGGTCGCGGGCGTCCAGGAGCTGACCGACGTGGTCCACGGGCTCGTGCCGGCCGCGGGGCTGGCCGGGCGGACCGGCGTACCCGGAGACCTGGTCGTCTCCGTGAACTTCTTCGGCGCCGTGGCGCTGGTCCGGGGCCTGCACCCGCAGCTCGCGGCCGCCGCGGAGCGTGACGGCGACGCCGGTGTGGTGTTCCTGGCGAGCAACTCCATCACCGGCATGCCCGGCTGGAACGTGCCCACCGTCGAGGCGTGCCTGCGCGACGACGAGGAGGCCGCACGTCGCGAGGCGGCGGCGGTCGACTCGGTGATGGTCTACCCCTCCTCCAAGGCCGGGCTGGCCTGGTGGGCGCGTCGCGAGGGCGTGAAGCCGGAGTGGGCGGGCGCCGGCATCCGACTGAACTCCGTGGCCCCCGGCGCCACCGAGACCGCGATGGTCGAGCAGATGCGTGCCGACCCGCTGCTGGGCAGCGCCATCGACGCCTACCCGACGGCGATCGGCCGCACCGGCCGCCCCGACGAGGTCGCGGCACCCATCTGCTTCCTGCTGTCGGAGGGGGCCACCAACATCGTCGGCGCCTGCCTGTTCGTCGACGGCGGCACCGACGCGATGCTGCACCCCATGGCGCCCGAGGGCTGGGAGGTCGGCCCGGTCGACCTGGGCTGA
- a CDS encoding alpha-ketoacid dehydrogenase subunit beta, whose protein sequence is MSDQKTSQKITLAKGLNMGLRKAMEDDPKVLLMGEDVGKLGGVFRITDGLQKDFGEDRVIDSPLAESGIVGTAVGMALRGYRPVVEIQFDGFVYPAYDQIVCQVAKMRYRSKGHSPMPMVIRIPFGGGIGAVEHHSESPEAQFAHTPGLKVVACSNPVDGYWMIQQAIASDDPVIFLEPKRQYHADKMELDTSATPPPLFTSRVARPGTDVTVLAYGPTVRTALTAAEAAAGEGRSLEVIDLRTLSPLDMGPVLDSVRRTGRCVVVHEAHVNLGMGAELAARVTEECFYSLEAPVLRVGGFDTPYPASRIEEDFLPDLDRLLDAVDRTFSF, encoded by the coding sequence GTGAGCGACCAGAAGACCAGCCAGAAGATCACCCTGGCCAAGGGCCTCAACATGGGCCTGCGCAAGGCCATGGAGGACGACCCGAAGGTCCTGCTGATGGGCGAGGACGTCGGCAAGCTCGGCGGCGTCTTCCGCATCACCGACGGCCTGCAGAAGGACTTCGGCGAGGACCGCGTCATCGACTCCCCCCTGGCGGAGTCCGGCATCGTCGGCACCGCGGTCGGCATGGCGCTGCGCGGCTACCGACCCGTCGTGGAGATCCAGTTCGACGGGTTCGTCTACCCGGCCTACGACCAGATCGTGTGCCAGGTCGCGAAGATGCGCTACCGCTCCAAGGGGCACAGCCCGATGCCGATGGTCATCCGCATCCCCTTCGGCGGCGGCATCGGCGCGGTCGAGCACCACAGCGAGTCGCCCGAGGCGCAGTTCGCCCACACCCCGGGGCTCAAGGTCGTCGCCTGCTCCAACCCCGTCGACGGCTACTGGATGATCCAGCAGGCCATCGCCTCCGACGACCCGGTGATCTTCCTCGAGCCCAAGCGGCAGTACCACGCCGACAAGATGGAGCTCGACACCTCCGCCACCCCGCCGCCGCTGTTCACCTCGCGCGTGGCCCGTCCGGGCACCGACGTCACCGTGCTGGCCTACGGCCCGACGGTGCGCACCGCGCTGACCGCGGCGGAGGCCGCCGCCGGCGAGGGTCGATCGCTGGAGGTCATCGACCTGCGCACGCTCAGCCCGCTCGACATGGGCCCGGTCCTGGACTCGGTGCGCCGCACCGGTCGGTGCGTGGTCGTGCACGAGGCACACGTCAACCTCGGCATGGGGGCCGAGCTGGCGGCCCGGGTCACCGAGGAGTGCTTCTACTCCCTGGAGGCCCCGGTGCTGCGGGTGGGCGGCTTCGACACGCCGTACCCCGCCTCGCGCATCGAGGAGGACTTCCTGCCCGACCTCGACCGGCTGCTCGACGCCGTCGACCGCACGTTCTCGTTCTGA
- a CDS encoding sigma-70 family RNA polymerase sigma factor, whose translation MTSAGPLDPDEIDDLARRAQAGDTDALELLLGAVQPRALAACRSVLPHLADAEDACQEALLNVSRKIGSWHGRGRFTTWLHAVCVNSARSTYRRLKKQAVPADPTELSAAGPLERPDPRTTSVIAGTRLDLLEAMEVIERDHPQLVQPLLLRDVHGLAYDEIAQLLELPLGTVKAQIHHGRRLTRPLLAADA comes from the coding sequence GTGACCAGTGCGGGGCCCCTGGACCCAGACGAGATCGACGACCTGGCGCGACGCGCCCAGGCCGGTGACACCGACGCGCTCGAGCTGCTGCTCGGCGCGGTGCAGCCCCGTGCGCTGGCCGCCTGCCGCAGCGTGCTGCCCCACCTGGCCGACGCCGAGGACGCCTGCCAGGAGGCGTTGCTCAACGTCAGCCGCAAGATCGGCTCGTGGCACGGCCGCGGCCGGTTCACCACGTGGCTGCACGCGGTGTGCGTCAACAGCGCCCGGTCGACGTACCGCCGACTGAAGAAGCAGGCCGTCCCCGCCGACCCCACCGAGCTGAGCGCCGCCGGGCCCCTCGAGCGGCCCGACCCGCGCACCACCTCGGTCATCGCCGGCACCCGCCTGGACCTGCTGGAGGCGATGGAGGTCATCGAGCGCGACCACCCCCAGCTCGTGCAGCCGCTGCTGCTGCGCGACGTGCACGGGCTGGCCTACGACGAGATCGCGCAGCTGCTGGAGCTGCCGCTCGGCACCGTCAAGGCGCAGATCCACCACGGACGCAGGCTGACCCGGCCGCTGCTGGCAGCCGACGCATGA
- a CDS encoding alternate-type signal peptide domain-containing protein, whose translation MRNSIKAALAATAGGALLLGGAGSLAYWSDATEVQPDTTLTSGTLDLGAPTCASWKLDDGSDFTTGSDTIVPGDTLTRTCQFQISAVGDHLTAQLTANPPTMPDSALEDELTFSAAYEIDTDDTDDGSGETVVDPDAGAVAFSDTDDGSYLRVLFTVAFPFGVGVDNDSNGAVTAQLDAITVTATQTNTEH comes from the coding sequence ATGAGGAACTCGATCAAGGCCGCACTCGCGGCCACGGCCGGGGGTGCGCTGCTGCTGGGTGGCGCCGGATCACTGGCCTACTGGAGCGACGCGACCGAGGTGCAGCCGGACACCACGCTGACCTCGGGCACCCTGGACCTCGGAGCCCCGACGTGCGCGTCGTGGAAGCTGGACGACGGGTCCGACTTCACCACCGGCAGCGACACGATCGTGCCCGGGGACACCCTGACCCGGACCTGCCAGTTCCAGATCAGTGCCGTCGGTGACCACCTCACCGCCCAGCTCACGGCGAACCCGCCGACCATGCCGGACAGTGCCCTGGAGGACGAGCTGACCTTCAGCGCGGCCTACGAGATCGACACCGACGACACCGACGACGGCAGCGGGGAGACCGTGGTGGATCCGGACGCCGGGGCCGTGGCCTTCAGCGACACCGACGACGGGTCCTACCTGCGGGTGCTCTTCACCGTCGCGTTCCCGTTCGGTGTCGGCGTCGACAACGACTCCAACGGCGCGGTCACCGCACAGCTCGACGCGATCACCGTCACGGCGACCCAGACCAACACCGAGCACTGA
- a CDS encoding carboxyl transferase domain-containing protein translates to MPTRLTARDLIDLVLDEDSWVSWDSTPAYGDISESYAAELAAAREKAGTDESVLTGEGLMRGRRVAVLVGEFGFLAGSIGRATADRLVAAISHATEEGLPLLAAPISGGTRMQEGTPAFVQMVRIAEAVMAHRRAGLPYLVYLRHPTTGGVMASWGSLGHVTVAEPGALVGFLGPRVYQALYGEAFPEDVQTSENLYARGIIDAVVAPEDIPDILDRALTCMLPDRGALAAVPDPVDDPVPDVDTWEAVTRSRDPERPGVRRLLKYAATDVVPLNGTGQGESDPGLLIALVRFGDVPCVFLGQDRRGQTAAHPLGPEALREARRGMRLASELGLPLLTVIDTAGAALSVNAENGGLAGEIARCLGDLVTLDAPTLSLMLGEGNGGGALALLPADRVVAAQHAWLSPLPPEGASAIVHRDIDHAPEMARAQRVRALDLHALGVVDRVVAEKPDAATEPEEFCRRMGAVLAAELAGLLTRGPGAPADRAARYLGG, encoded by the coding sequence ATGCCGACCCGTCTCACGGCCCGTGACCTGATCGACCTCGTGCTCGACGAGGACTCCTGGGTCAGCTGGGACTCAACGCCCGCCTACGGCGACATCAGCGAGTCCTACGCCGCCGAGCTGGCCGCGGCGCGGGAGAAGGCCGGCACCGACGAGTCGGTGCTGACCGGCGAGGGCCTGATGCGCGGGCGCCGGGTGGCGGTGCTGGTGGGCGAGTTCGGGTTCCTGGCCGGGTCGATCGGCCGGGCCACCGCGGACCGGCTGGTCGCGGCGATCTCCCACGCCACCGAGGAGGGGCTGCCCCTGCTGGCCGCGCCGATCTCCGGCGGAACCCGGATGCAGGAGGGCACGCCGGCGTTCGTGCAGATGGTGCGCATCGCCGAGGCGGTGATGGCGCACCGCCGGGCAGGGCTGCCGTACCTGGTCTACCTGCGCCACCCCACCACCGGCGGCGTGATGGCGTCGTGGGGCTCGCTCGGCCACGTGACGGTCGCGGAGCCGGGGGCGCTCGTCGGCTTCCTGGGGCCGCGGGTCTACCAGGCGCTCTACGGGGAGGCGTTCCCCGAGGACGTGCAGACCTCGGAGAACCTCTACGCCCGCGGCATCATCGACGCCGTCGTCGCCCCCGAGGACATCCCCGACATCCTCGACCGTGCGCTGACCTGCATGCTGCCCGACCGCGGCGCGCTCGCCGCCGTCCCGGACCCGGTCGACGACCCCGTGCCCGACGTCGACACCTGGGAGGCGGTCACCCGCTCCCGGGACCCCGAGCGACCCGGCGTACGACGGCTGCTGAAGTACGCCGCCACCGACGTCGTCCCGCTCAACGGCACCGGCCAGGGCGAGTCCGACCCCGGTCTGCTGATCGCGCTGGTGCGCTTCGGCGACGTGCCGTGCGTGTTCCTCGGGCAGGACCGCCGCGGTCAGACCGCCGCGCACCCGCTCGGGCCGGAGGCGCTGCGCGAGGCGCGCCGCGGGATGCGGCTGGCCTCCGAGCTGGGGCTGCCGCTGCTCACCGTCATCGACACCGCCGGCGCCGCGCTGTCGGTCAACGCCGAGAACGGCGGCCTCGCCGGCGAGATCGCCCGCTGCCTCGGCGACCTGGTCACCCTCGACGCCCCGACGCTCTCGCTGATGCTCGGCGAGGGCAACGGCGGCGGCGCGCTCGCCCTGCTGCCGGCCGACCGGGTCGTCGCCGCGCAGCACGCCTGGCTCTCCCCGCTCCCGCCCGAGGGCGCCTCGGCGATCGTGCACCGCGACATCGACCACGCCCCCGAGATGGCCCGCGCGCAGCGGGTGCGGGCGCTGGACCTGCACGCGCTCGGCGTCGTCGACCGCGTGGTCGCCGAGAAGCCCGACGCCGCCACCGAGCCCGAGGAGTTCTGCCGCCGGATGGGGGCCGTGCTCGCCGCCGAGCTCGCCGGCCTGCTCACCCGTGGCCCCGGTGCCCCTGCCGACCGGGCCGCGCGCTACCTCGGCGGCTGA
- a CDS encoding NAD-dependent epimerase/dehydratase family protein — translation MRFLVLGGTVFLSRAVAVEAAARGHEVSVAARGASGPVPDGVRHVVLDRAEEIPADLAAQEFDAVVDVARTPSWVARAVAAWPRAHWTFVSTINVYADETTPGGTPATLPLVDAQPEDVDLGRHPEAYGPMKVACEQLVRDGAERAFVVRPGLIVGPGDPTGRFTYWPARLADVEPGEPVLAGGDPSDTVQVIDVRDLAAWIVTAAETGLTGDLDGVGPATALGALLAEASAGLGVEPRWTWASDAALEVHDVAPWMGPRSLPLWLPRPAYDGMLAHDWSPSRDAGLAARPIAETGRDTLEWLRATPDAVVTGLTREQEREVLDSLA, via the coding sequence ATGAGGTTCCTGGTGCTGGGCGGGACGGTCTTCCTGTCGCGGGCGGTGGCGGTCGAGGCGGCGGCGCGCGGTCACGAGGTGAGCGTGGCGGCGCGCGGGGCCTCGGGCCCGGTGCCGGACGGCGTACGCCACGTCGTGCTGGACCGCGCCGAGGAGATCCCCGCGGACCTGGCGGCGCAGGAGTTCGACGCGGTCGTCGACGTGGCCCGCACACCGTCCTGGGTCGCGCGGGCGGTGGCGGCCTGGCCGCGGGCGCACTGGACCTTCGTCTCGACGATCAACGTGTACGCCGACGAGACCACCCCCGGCGGCACCCCCGCGACCCTGCCGCTGGTCGACGCCCAGCCCGAGGACGTCGACCTGGGCCGGCACCCGGAGGCCTACGGGCCCATGAAGGTCGCCTGCGAGCAGCTGGTCCGCGACGGCGCCGAGCGTGCCTTCGTCGTGCGACCGGGGCTCATCGTGGGGCCGGGTGACCCGACCGGCCGCTTCACCTACTGGCCCGCCAGGCTCGCGGACGTCGAGCCCGGTGAGCCCGTGCTCGCGGGCGGCGACCCGAGCGACACCGTGCAGGTCATCGACGTCCGCGACCTCGCGGCGTGGATCGTCACCGCCGCGGAGACCGGGCTCACCGGCGACCTCGACGGCGTCGGGCCCGCGACGGCGCTGGGCGCCCTGCTGGCCGAGGCGTCCGCGGGGCTGGGGGTCGAGCCCCGCTGGACCTGGGCCTCCGACGCGGCTCTCGAGGTCCACGACGTCGCGCCCTGGATGGGCCCGCGGTCGCTGCCGCTGTGGCTCCCGCGCCCGGCGTACGACGGGATGCTGGCCCACGACTGGAGCCCGTCACGTGACGCGGGGCTGGCCGCCCGGCCGATCGCGGAGACCGGGCGCGACACGCTCGAGTGGCTGCGCGCGACCCCCGACGCCGTCGTGACCGGACTGACCCGTGAGCAGGAGCGCGAGGTGCTGGACTCGCTGGCCTAA